The sequence GACACCGGACCCACCGTCATCGAGACCGTGACCCGCTGGCCGCCCTACGCGCTCACCGACGACCATCCGCTGCCCTCGGTACTGATGACGGGCGCAGCCCAGCTCGGCCTCACCGTGCAACCGAAGGTGGCCGGGCCATCGAACATCGGCAACTACCTGGCCGGTCACAACGTGCCGGCAACGGCCGGCCTCGGAGTCAACTACGACGGACTGCACGGCACCGACGAACGCATCGAGATCGCCTCGATCCCCCTGGTACAGGCCATCTACCACACCGCCGTACTGACCTTGTTGGGCGTGAGGTAGCCCAGCACCGGCGCATCGGACCACTCCGCAAGCTGATCACCGGCGACACCGGCGAGCTCCGCGCCCGCGTCGCCGCGATCCTGCTGCTTCTCTACGCCCGACCGCTCGGCCGCATCCTGCGCCTGACCATCGACGACATCGACACCACCGGCTCCGAACGTCCTGCTCCGGCTGCGCGACCCGCCAACGCCGGTCCCCGAACCCGTCACCGGCCCACTGCTGGCGCTACGTGACGCGGTCGCACATGATTGTGTGCGGACACAGGCCGCACGTATGTCACCCACCTGATCGAGGCCGGCTGGGACGCCTCGACCGGAGACCATAAATCCCGCGGGAGGCGATGTTCACGCCACCCGGGCATAGCCCGGTCGGATATCTGATGAGGAGTCGGAATGATCTCAGCCGCGGAGCGATGCCCGAAACACCATATTACCGTGAACGGGCTGCAGATGGCATACGTCGAAGAAGGCGCCGGGAACCCGATCGTGTTCCTCCACGGTAACCCGTCCTCGTCCTATCAGTGGCGGAACGTGATCCCACATCTGACCGGGCTGGGAAAGTGCATCGCACCCGATTTGATCGGGATGGGCGCTTCGGACAAGCTCCCCAACAGTGGTCCCGGCTCATACCGGTTCATCGAGCACAGGGAGTATCTCGACGCGTTCCTGGACGCCCTCGGCCTGCACGACAAAGTCACCCTGGTACTGCACGATTGGGGGTCGACGCTGGGCTTTGACTGGGCCTGCCGGCACCCCGATCAGATCCGTGGGATCGCCTATATGGAAGCGTTTGTCGCACCCATCAGTTCATGGGACGACTGGCCGGAGCAAGCCATCGCCACCTTCCAAGCGCTCCGTTCCGATGCCGGGGAAAAGATGGTGTTGCAGGACAATTTCTTCATCGAGCGAGTCCTGCCGACCGAAACGCTCCGCCGGCTGACAGAGGCCGAAATGGCCGTGTACCGGCGCCCCTACCTTGAGCCCGGCGAATCGCGCCGACCCACCCTGACCTGGGCCCGCGAGATCCCGATCGGAGGCGAACCAGCCGACGTGCACAACATCATCACCCGATACGCGACCTGGCTCGCCACCGCAGACATCCCGAAACTCTTCATCGAAGCCAACCCTGGCGCCATGTTCCCCAGCCACCGCGACATCGCCAAAAGCTGGCCCGACCAAACCCACCTGACCGTCCCCGGCGGGCACTTCCTCATCGAAGACGACCCCGTCACCATCGGCACCACCATCGCGACCTGGCTCAACCAGATGCCCTGACGGCTACCACCAGGTCACCGCCGCCCGCCTCGCCGCCGACGCAGGCCTGGACACCGCCGGCGCCGCGGCCGCCGAGCACGACGTCGACGTGCGGACCCGCGTGCGGAACAGAGCCGTCAGGTCGCTCAGTGAAGGTACAGACGTGGGTGGATCACTCGGAGACGTAATAGCGTCCGAACCCATAGCGTCCGACGCGGTGGCCTGCTGCGCAGGGCGATTCCGCGATCGCACCTGCCGGCGCGGAAAGGCGGACAGGCCGGCGAACTGTGTGAGGCGTCGCAGGAGCTGGTCGGTCGGCGGGCGTGATGAACTGATTGCTGAGAGGACGTCTCATCCTGCGCGGGAGCGGAGCCGAACGACTTCCCGACAACGCCGTCACCGTAAGCCTTCCCGACAACGCCGTCACCGTAAGCCCGGCAACCAGCGCCGGCCATCGAACCCGCGCGGCCGGCACGAGCCGGGCAAACCCGTGACGGGCTGTCCGGAGCTTCCCGCAACGCTCCGGACAGCGCGTCACCGACCGGCTCAGGGGCCGACCAGAGCCGCGACCGCCTCAGCGGCGCCGGGGAAGGCGGCCAGCAACACCGTCGCCGCCCCGCCGTGTTGTGCCACCGGAACGTCCGGGAGCACCGCCCACTCCCCCGGGCATCCCAGCATGTCGGCCACCGCGTCGGCGCCGGCCGGATGCCGGGCCAGGAACGCGGCGACCGGCACGGCCTCCAGCGGGAGGCCGGCGGCCTGCGCCGAGGAGCCGGCCCCGGTCCGGGCGGGGAGGCCGGCGGGCGCGGTCTTGCGGGCCAGCCACGGTGGGGTCCATGAATCGATCGCGGCGAGCGCGCCGGGGAAGGTGCGCCCGGCCTCCCGGGTGAGGACCGGCACCAGCTCCGCCGCCTGCTGCTTCAGCGTGGTGATCAGGTGGGGCAGCCAGGGCAGCAGCACCGGGTCCGGCAGCCGCCCGAACGCCTTCGACAGCGTCTCCACGACGAACGGGGCCAGCCTCGGCACCGGGTCGAGGGCCTGCACGAAGCCGCTGACGTACTGCGGGAACGCCGGCACGACGAGCGGATTGCCGAGCAGCCCGTCGACCCGCTCGCGGAGTTGCGCCAGCGGCAGGTCGCCGAGCTGGTTGCGGGCCGCCCAGAGCAGGGCGATCTTGGCGGGGGCCTCCGGGTGGGACTGCCGGACGGCGATCTCCAGCTGGGTACGGTCGCAGCCGAGTGACAGCGCCAGGCTTTCCATGCTGAACAGGAAACCCAGCATCGCCCCGACCTGCCGCGCCCCGGTGTCCTCGTCGACGAAGGCGGTCGGCAGCAGGGTGCAGTAGTGCGCGTACCCCTCGGTGACGAACCGCTCGCACCAGGACGGCAGCACCGGCGTGGTGGCGCGGTGGTGCGCGAGCAGTCGCCGGATCCGCCGCAGGACGGCCGGCGCGTCGTCGACGGTGCGTTCGGCGGCGAGCAGTTCGACGGCGCGCAGGCCGAGCTCGTCGGTGAGCCGGGGGCTCTGCAGGAACAGCATGGAGTGCTCGACCGCCTTGAGCGCGGTCGCGGCGGTGGCTTTGGGATCCCACGCGTCCCGGCGCAGCCGCTGCTCCAGGACCTGCTCGACGGTGACGCCCTCGTAGCCGAGCTCGATGATGGTGCGCTGGTGGCGGCCCAGATCGAGGTCCCAGCTCTCCTGGATGGGTTTCTCGCCGAGCCGGCGGCTGCCCATGATGGGCCGGACCGCCTGGTCGGGCAGCAGGTAGCGCAGCATCCAGAGCAGCTGTGAGCACCCGACCAGCTCGGGCCGGGCGGCCAGGTCGAGCAGGGCGCGCTGGATGCTGCGCTGCTCCAGGTTCAGCCCGAGCGGGGCGAGCCGGTCGTAGACGTCGCGGGCCAGGGGTGGCAGGGCGGCGTAGCCGACCTGGCCGATCCGGTCGCCGCCGAGCAGGATCTCGCAGAGGCGCCGCACGTCCCGGCGGCCGGGCACGGCGTCCTTCTCGATGCAGGTGACCGCGGCGTCCTGGAAGTCGTACGGTGTCGGCCGCGCCCGCCCGCGCATCCCGGCGAGCAGCAGGGACGTCTCGAAGACCGCGATCGCGTCGGCGGTGCTGGCGAGGTACCCGTTGCGGCGGGCGAGCCGCACGATGTCGACGCACCAGCCGCGGAGTTCCTCCTCGTCGAGCCCGTCGAGGGCGGGCGGACCGGCGAGGTAGCCGCTGAGGTGGTCGGTGACCGGGCCGCTCGTGCCGGACGGGGCCGGCAGCGCCTTGCCCGCCCGCTGTCTGCCGCCCTTCTGCCCGTCCAGCCGGAACGGGGTGAGCCGGAACCGGCCGAGCTGTTTCTGCCAGGTGGCGGCGGCGATCGACACCGAGCCGGGCGCCAGGGCGAACTGCGCCTCGATCGCCGAGTGGCTGGACGGGATCAGGCCGTACAGCCAGGTGGTGGCGGTGCGCGGGGTGATGTCGAAGTCGGGCGTGGCCGGGTCGGAGCCGGCTTCCGTGACCCGGCTGGCCGCGTGGAAGGCGCCGCAGATGTACAGGCAGTCGGCCGGGTCGGTGCCGGTGGCGACCAGATGCCGGCGGATCCGGGTCCACATGTACCGTTCCCGGTCCTCGTCGCGGGCGTACCGTCTGTCGTGCGGGGCCAGCCGCCGGAACAGGCTGCCGATCAACACCATGACCTGGCGGTACGTCTCGTGGTCGGCGCCGGCCAGGGGCTGCTCGACGTACTGGTCCCACCACTCCGACCAGTGCCGGACCCGGCCGTGGCGCAGCAGGTGCTCCTCCAGTTCGGCGAAGCGCGGCCGCAGGTCGCCGATCTCCACACCCACCGCGTCACCGTGCAGGTCGTCCTCCGGCTCCTCCGTCGCGGCCGGGGACGCGTCGGGTTGCCACTGGAAGACGTGGTCGGTGGACCGGTCGACCAGGACCAGCTCGACCCCGGGGGTGTCCAGGGCGTACGAGATCGCCTGGTACTCCGCGGACGCCTCGGTGATCGGCGCGATCACCGAGAGCGGCGCGGCCTCCTTCGGGAACCCGTCCAGCTCGGAGGCGAAGGCCTGCAGCGCCACCGGCAGCCGGCAGTTGCGCAGCTCGGTCAGCAGCGGCTGGAGGTCCTCGCAGAGTTCCAGGTAGACGACCTTGGGTTGTTTCTCCCGCAGCCGGCGCAGCATGGCCAGCGCGGAGGCCGGCGAGTGGTGGCAGACCGGGAAGATCTCCAGCGGCTCACGCAGCGCGTGGTCCACGTCGTCGACCATGCCGGCGAGGATCTCCGGCAGCGCGGCCGGACCCCCGGCCAGCGCCTCGGCCGCGCCGAGCAGCTGCGTGCGCAGCGCGTCGAAGGGCGGTGTCACGACAGGGTCGCAATCGCCTGGCGGCCACCGGCCAGGAACCCGTCCCACTCGCCGCTCTGCTCCCTGCTGCGCGGCTCGATCACCCCGTGCCAGTACTTGTTGAGGATGGCCAGGTCCTCCGGGCTGCGCCGGGCCAGCGAGCCGACCAGCGACCCGGCCAGGGTCTCGGCGGTCAGCGTGCTCGCGCCGAAGAAGTTGCTGTGCAGGATGGCGTCCTCCAGGACGCCGATCTGCTCGGCGGTCGACAGCGCCGACTCCAGCCGCTCGTCGTCGCTGGTCGCCGACGCGGAGGCGGCACGCAGGTCGGCGAAGCTCTGCAGCAGCACGTCGAGCAGGGTGGGCGGCACCTCCAGCTCGATGTGGTGCCGGCGCAGCAGCTCCTCGGTGCGGAACCGGACGATCTCCGCCTCGCTCTTGCGGTTGGTCACCACCGGGATGCGCACGAAGTTGAACCGCCGCTTGAGCGCCGAGGACAGGTCGTTGACGCCGCGGTCGCGGCTGTTGGCGGTGGCGATGATGCTGAAGCCCGGCTTGGCGAAGACGATGTTGTCGTCGTCCAGCTCCGGGATCGACACGTACTTCTCGGACAGGATCGAGATCAGCGCGTCCTGCACGTCGCTGGTGGCCCGGGTGAGCTCCTCGAAGCGGCCGATCACGCCGCCCTCCATCGCCGTCATGATCGGCGACGGGATCATCGAGGCGCGCGACTGCCCCTTGGCGATCACCATCGAGACGTTCCACGAGTACTTGATGTGGTCCTCGGTGGTGCCGGCGGTGCCCTGCACGACCAGCGTGGAGTTGCGGCTGATCGCGGCGGAGAGCAGCTCGGCCAGCCAGCTCTTGCCGGTGCCGGGGTCGCCGATCAGCAGCAGGCCGCGGTCGGAGGCGAGGGTGACGATGGCCCGCTCGACGAAGCTGCGGTCGCCGAACCACTTCTGCGGGATCTCCCGGTCCAGGCCGTCGGCGCGCTCCGAGCCCAGGATGAACAGCCGCACCATCTTCGGGCTCAGCCGCCAGGAGAACGGCTTCGGGCCGTCGTCGACCGACTCCAGCCAGTCCAGCTCCTCGGCGTACTTGACCTCGGCGGGGGCGCGCAGCATGTCACTCATTGCGGGAAGTCTCCTTGGATGGGTATCAGACGAGGAAGTTCTTGAGCTCGGTGACGAGCTTCTTGATGTGTCCGGACAGGACCGGCGTGCCCTGGTCCTTGAAGCGCTGGCGGAACCACGGGTTGACGCTCTGGTGGCCGCCGCTGCTGACCGAGCCGACCGGGATGAATCTGGCGCCGGAGCGGTGGATGGCCTGCATACCGGTGAAGACCGCCTGCTCCTGCCACTCGTAGAAGTCCGAGATCCAGACGACCACGGTGTTCCGCGGGTCGGTGATCTT is a genomic window of Actinoplanes teichomyceticus ATCC 31121 containing:
- a CDS encoding haloalkane dehalogenase, which codes for MISAAERCPKHHITVNGLQMAYVEEGAGNPIVFLHGNPSSSYQWRNVIPHLTGLGKCIAPDLIGMGASDKLPNSGPGSYRFIEHREYLDAFLDALGLHDKVTLVLHDWGSTLGFDWACRHPDQIRGIAYMEAFVAPISSWDDWPEQAIATFQALRSDAGEKMVLQDNFFIERVLPTETLRRLTEAEMAVYRRPYLEPGESRRPTLTWAREIPIGGEPADVHNIITRYATWLATADIPKLFIEANPGAMFPSHRDIAKSWPDQTHLTVPGGHFLIEDDPVTIGTTIATWLNQMP
- a CDS encoding DUF5682 family protein, with the protein product MTPPFDALRTQLLGAAEALAGGPAALPEILAGMVDDVDHALREPLEIFPVCHHSPASALAMLRRLREKQPKVVYLELCEDLQPLLTELRNCRLPVALQAFASELDGFPKEAAPLSVIAPITEASAEYQAISYALDTPGVELVLVDRSTDHVFQWQPDASPAATEEPEDDLHGDAVGVEIGDLRPRFAELEEHLLRHGRVRHWSEWWDQYVEQPLAGADHETYRQVMVLIGSLFRRLAPHDRRYARDEDRERYMWTRIRRHLVATGTDPADCLYICGAFHAASRVTEAGSDPATPDFDITPRTATTWLYGLIPSSHSAIEAQFALAPGSVSIAAATWQKQLGRFRLTPFRLDGQKGGRQRAGKALPAPSGTSGPVTDHLSGYLAGPPALDGLDEEELRGWCVDIVRLARRNGYLASTADAIAVFETSLLLAGMRGRARPTPYDFQDAAVTCIEKDAVPGRRDVRRLCEILLGGDRIGQVGYAALPPLARDVYDRLAPLGLNLEQRSIQRALLDLAARPELVGCSQLLWMLRYLLPDQAVRPIMGSRRLGEKPIQESWDLDLGRHQRTIIELGYEGVTVEQVLEQRLRRDAWDPKATAATALKAVEHSMLFLQSPRLTDELGLRAVELLAAERTVDDAPAVLRRIRRLLAHHRATTPVLPSWCERFVTEGYAHYCTLLPTAFVDEDTGARQVGAMLGFLFSMESLALSLGCDRTQLEIAVRQSHPEAPAKIALLWAARNQLGDLPLAQLRERVDGLLGNPLVVPAFPQYVSGFVQALDPVPRLAPFVVETLSKAFGRLPDPVLLPWLPHLITTLKQQAAELVPVLTREAGRTFPGALAAIDSWTPPWLARKTAPAGLPARTGAGSSAQAAGLPLEAVPVAAFLARHPAGADAVADMLGCPGEWAVLPDVPVAQHGGAATVLLAAFPGAAEAVAALVGP
- a CDS encoding ATP-binding protein — translated: MSDMLRAPAEVKYAEELDWLESVDDGPKPFSWRLSPKMVRLFILGSERADGLDREIPQKWFGDRSFVERAIVTLASDRGLLLIGDPGTGKSWLAELLSAAISRNSTLVVQGTAGTTEDHIKYSWNVSMVIAKGQSRASMIPSPIMTAMEGGVIGRFEELTRATSDVQDALISILSEKYVSIPELDDDNIVFAKPGFSIIATANSRDRGVNDLSSALKRRFNFVRIPVVTNRKSEAEIVRFRTEELLRRHHIELEVPPTLLDVLLQSFADLRAASASATSDDERLESALSTAEQIGVLEDAILHSNFFGASTLTAETLAGSLVGSLARRSPEDLAILNKYWHGVIEPRSREQSGEWDGFLAGGRQAIATLS